One part of the Euwallacea similis isolate ESF13 chromosome 30, ESF131.1, whole genome shotgun sequence genome encodes these proteins:
- the LOC136417835 gene encoding atypical protein kinase C-like, whose protein sequence is MAWGYWNATPAADRGRSPRRNKEFSQETPSGGSSQQRHNNHVQNPIEILEEPVPLPQETCPSSVSHNSTTQICEGDFDAEHHPLSRRPSLDLNLMIGSQTVILCPAHIERQKSGTLSAGNTLTRVGSRHTAVEYAVPHNFEHHYHACLDFHQDHMSLSDDDSSSEPGYDCIRTVFPNPPAQGPGSGEADDRSIYRRGARRWRKLYRINGHIFQAKRFNRRAFCAYCHDRIWGLGRQGFKCIQCKLLVHKKCHKAVNIICTNEQNIDNLLCDDRSEDTMHIIVDTPPANTNLHSFSREINKAAIEPSSELIATQDSNVILDDSEFTDKRQYSLSDFELIRVIGRGSYAKVLMVEMKRTKRIYAMKVIKKALVTDDEDIDWVQTEKHVFETASNHPFLVGLHSCFQTPSRLFFVVEFIRGGDLMYHMQRQRKLPEEHAKFYSAEISLALSFLHGKGIIYRDLKLDNVLLDQEGHIKLTDYGMCKEGIRIGDTTSTFCGTPNYIAPEILRGEDYGFSVDWWALGVLLYEMLAGRSPFDIAGASENPDQNTEDYLFQVILEKTIRIPRSLSVKAASVLKGFLNKNPLERLGCCTSDPFLEITSHQFFRNIDWELLEQKRIPPPYKPRLDSDRDMANFPPEFTDEPVHLTPDDPSVIDQIDQSEFEGFEYVNPLLMTLDDCV, encoded by the exons ATGGCTTGGGGATATTGGAACGCCACTCCTGCTGCTGATCGAGGACGAAGTCCTAGAAGGAACAAGGAATTCAGTCAAGAGACACCAAGCGGTGGTTCCTCACAGCAACGGCACAATAATCACGTCCAGAACCCCATAGAAATTCTTGAGGAGCCTGTACCATTGCCCCAAGAAACCTGCCCATCTTCGGTTTCTCATAATTCCACCACACAGATATGCGAAGGTGATTTTGATGCCGAACACCATCCATTGTCTAG AAGACCAAGTCTAGATCTGAATCTCATGATCGGGTCGCAAACTGTCATTTTATGCCCAGCTCATATCGAGCGGCAGAAAAGTGGCACTTTATCCGCTGGAAATACGCTTACAAGAGTAGGAAGCAGGCACACCGCAGTGGAGTATGCGGTTCCTCATAACTTTGAGCATCACTATCATGCATGTTTGGATTTCCATCAGGATCACATGTCTTTGTCAGATGATGATAGCAGTTCAGAGCCTGGATATGACTGTATACGAACCG TGTTCCCTAATCCTCCTGCACAAGGACCTGGATCTGGAGAAGCAGACGACA ggAGTATTTACAGGAGGGGAGCCCGAAGATGGCGCAAACTCTATAGAATTAATGGGCACATATTCCAGGCTAAACGTTTTAACAGA CGAGCGTTTTGTGCTTATTGCCACGATCGAATATGGGGACTGGGCAGGCAGGGATTCAAATGCATCCAGTGCAAACTACTTGTCCACAAGAAATGTCACAAGGCTGTGAATATAATCTGTACAAATGAGCAAAACATAGACAATTTACTCTGCGATGATCGGAGCGAGGATACAATGCACATTATTGTGGACACCCCTCCAGCGAACACCAATTTGCATAGTTTTAGTCGTGAAATTAATAAGGCAGCCATAGAGCCTTCta GCGAACTAATTGCCACGCAGGATTCGAATGTGATTTTAGATGACTCAGAGTTTACAGATAAGCGGCAGTATTCATTAAGCGACTTTGAGTTAATCCGAGTTATAGGGAGGGGATCTTATGCTAAAGTATTAATGGTGGAAATGAAGAGAACTAAACGGATTTATGCAATGAAG GTTATTAAGAAAGCTCTTGTGACTGATGATGAAGATATTGACTGGGTTCAAAcagaaaaacacgtttttgaGACTGCATCAAACCATCCGTTCCTTGTTGGTCTACATTCCTGTTTCCAAACTCCATCGCGCTTATTCTTTGTAGTCGAGTTTATTAGGGGTGGTGACTTGATGTATCACATGCAgag ACAACGAAAACTCCCAGAAGAACATGCGAAGTTCTACTCAGCTGAAATTTCTCTAGCTCTCAGTTTCCTTCATGGGAAAGGAATAATTTATCGCGATTTGAAATTGGACAATGTATTATTGGACCAAGAAGGACATATTAAACTCACTGACTATGGTATGTGCAAGGAGGGGATACGAATAGGCGATACCACCTCAACTTTTTGTGGCACACCCAACTATATAGCACCGGAAATACTGAGAGGAGAAGACTATGGGTTTTCGGTAGATTGGTGGGCACTag gAGTGTTATTATATGAAATGTTAGCGGGAAGGTCTCCATTTGACATAGCAGGAGCTTCGGAAAATCCCGATCAAAATACTGAAGACTATTTGTTTCAagttattttggaaaaaactaTAAGGATTCCAAG atccTTAAGTGTAAAGGCAGCAAGCGTTTTGAAAGGTTTCCTTAACAAGAACCCTCTGGAAAGATTGGGATGCTGCACTTCTGATCCGTTTTTGGAAATCACTAGCCACcaatttttcagaaacatAGATTGGGAATTG CTTGAGCAGAAACGTATTCCGCCACCTTATAAACCACGTCTAGATTCCGACAGAGATATGGCCAATTTTCCTCCAGAATTCACTGACGAACCTGTGCATCTTACGCCAGATGATCC cTCTGTGATAGACCAAATCGATCAATCGGAATTCGAAGGCTTCGAATACGTAAATCCGCTGTTAATGACTCTAGATGATTGTGTGTGA
- the LOC136417761 gene encoding cubilin isoform X2, translated as MGFKIILLLCCHLLATKVLFVQAGNSPSIKRADSKKDHCNKTVDIYEDVSSPEVTQENFGKSMTCWYRFRSFRGAPKDWILRIKFNKFKVGTLVNATHCEGGYMQIVDGNAKTDVSNRKEPGMYCGESEQPQTFMSETSFVKMLFHVENFTDQSYFSFDTRAEQQLVVYLRYGQHPELYPNRRGEVVQGSYCERIFKDCRLQTCYVQSPAYPGVYPRNLHCRYYLNTRLPFIKLYIENEEFNIDGQRCENIMTCPMRPISSGEENCPYDYIKIYDGKNELSPVIGVFCGMGKFPYSIIGTSQDLFVEFVTSPAGPLLNTGFHFNVGNWPGHVDTAGSKNGTCDWLLSSESLRASGDSEGIFLSVAHWYPPHTTCTYLMQGDPGEIVRLYFPSFRINRIESPIQPTDNDCGESLTLYDASWADDSKIIKTFCDTFSKAMEKYDFVSTGNSLFVKFESKTGSYSGSSLYYWAHYDFFNNTKLGEAVPGKKCDEVFASWRQTKGWLRSPLNTLIYKQQHSNDDVSCLYRFVTDKRLFSRIILTITCVNFKDHPYNSGPCTNCIEDRVDKLVVWEPLPPGANHSHSPISLNKAMQSGDVTCICNRQSFSTQVISKGEHLNLQLIVDSAHSALSYFKNANPLFEATYQFVHGPLCGPAVIYPITDGEIHYPYYEAVGYVEPPKSIRCIWEIKVNRERDLWLHFDHIKFNSNACDDGVIEIFLKGRIDPFLTLCGENVSLSKDLPIISSGELTPDGNDPSITLQFIGRYSPTRAAFKIAWTELFHLPRNIDGTLMTSKLIEGGHSNQLEECEFSCPGEQGLCIPSRLVCNGIINCPNISDHKGTLYNDESPDVCIEAITPKINWFYVGAATISIVLFICGCCIFLYRKCCSNCSNLK; from the exons ATGggatttaaaatcattttgttGCTATGTTGTCACCTACTAGCCACgaaagttttatttgttcAAGCCGGAAATTCTCCCTCTATCAAAAGAG CTGACTCCAAAAAGGACCACTGCAATAAAACTGTAGACATTTACGAAGATGTCTCTAGTCCAGAGGTGACCCAGGAAAACTTTGGAAAGTCGATGACCTGCTGGTACAGGTTTCGATCATTCCGAGGTGCTCCGAAAGACTGGATcttaagaataaaatttaacaaattcaaagTTGGTACCCTAGTTAATGCTACTCATTGTGAAGGTGGTTACATGCAG ATAGTTGATGGGAATGCCAAGACAGATGTATCAAACAGGAAAGAACCTGGAATGTACTGTGGGGAAAGTGAACAGCCGCAAACGTTCATGTCTGAAACATCTTTTGTTAAGATGCTCTTTCATGTTGAGAACTTCACCGACCAATCTTACTTTAGTTTCGATACGCGAGCAGAGCAGCAGCTAGTTGTGTATCTGAGATATGGTCAACATCCAGAGCTCTATCCAAACAGAAGAGGAGAGGTTGTTCAAGG CTCTTACTGCGAACGGATATTCAAAGATTGCCGCCTTCAAACCTGCTATGTTCAATCACCAGCCTATCCAGGCGTATATCCTCGAAACCTGCACTGTAGGTACTACCTAAATACCAGGTTACCATTTATCAAACTCTATATCGAGAATGAGGAGTTTAATATCGATGGCCAGAGATGTGAAAATATCATGACATGTCCCATGAGACCAATAtcttcag GTGAGGAAAACTGCCCTTACGATTACATCAAGATCTACGACGGAAAAAACGAACTGAGCCCTGTGATAGGTGTGTTTTGCGGAATGGGCAAATTTCCTTACTCGATAATCGGCACATCACAGGACTTGTTCGTAGAATTCGTGACCTCTCCCGCAG gcCCTTTATTAAACACTGGCTTCCACTTTAACGTGGGAAACTGGCCTGGGCATGTTGATACTGCAGGCAGCAAGAATGGAACATGCGACTGGCTTTTATCATCGGAAAGCCTTAGGGCTTCCGGTGACTCTGAGGGGATATTTTTGTCCGTGGCTCATTGGTATCCCCCTCACACCACCTGCACTTATCTGATGCAAGGTGACCCAGGAGAAATCGTTCGATTGTATTTTCCCAG TTTCAGGATAAATCGTATTGAATCGCCAATACAACCCACAGATAACGACTGCGGGGAGTCGTTAACGCTGTACGATGCTTCTTGGGCTGACGattcgaaaataattaaaaccttCTGTGATACCTTTTCTAAAgcaatggaaaaatatgatttcGTTTCAACTGGAAATTCCCTTTTTGTTAAATTCGAGAGCAAAACTGGAAGTTATAGTGG GTCATCTCTGTATTATTGGGCTCACTACGATTTCTTTAACAATACGAAACTGGGGGAGGCGGTCCCTGGAAAAAAATGCGATGAGGTATTTGCATCATGGAGACAGACCAAAGGGTGGCTCAGATCACCACTCAACACCCTCATTTATAAGCAGCAACACTCAAATGATGACGTATCCTGCCTTTACCGATTTGTTACCGATAAAAGATTGTTTTCCAGGATAATTCTTACCATTACATGCGTGAATTTTAAG GATCATCCTTATAATTCCGGGCCCTGTACCAACTGCATCGAAGATAGGGTGGACAAACTTGTGGTGTGGGAGCCTCTACCTCCGGGGGCTAATCATTCCCACAGTCCCATTTCGCTCAATAAAGCTATGCAGTCAGGGGACGTTACCTGTATATGTAACAGACAATCGTTTTCAACACAG GTTATTTCTAAAGGAGAACATTTGAACCTTCAATTAATAGTAGATAGTGCACATAGTGCATTGAGTTACTTCAAAAATGCGAATCCACTCTTTGAAGCTACGTACCAATTCGTACATGGACCATTATGTGGACCGGCTGTAATTTATCCAATTACGGATGGGGAAATTCATTATCCATATTACGAAGCCGTTGGTTATGTAGAGCCTCCGAAGTCAATACG GTGCATATGGGAAATAAAGGTAAACAGAGAAAGAGACCTTTGGCTTCACTTTGACCATATAAAGTTCAATTCGAACGCTTGCGACGATGGCGTCATTGAAATATTCCTGAAAGGAAGAATTGATCCATTTTTGACTTTATGTGGAGAGAATGTTTCTTTATCCAAAGACCTGCCAATTATATCATCAGGTGAATTAACGCCTGATGGGAACGATCCATCAATAACATTACAGTTTATCG ggCGATATTCACCTACCAGAGCTGCCTTCAAAATAGCTTGGACCGAGCTATTTCATTTACCCAGAAACATAGATGGAACATTGATGACATCAAAACTCATCGAAGGAGGACATTCCAATCAGTTGGAAGAGTGCGAATTTAGTTGCCCAGGCGAGCAAGGGCTGTGCATCCCTTCCAGGCTCGTTTGTAATGGAATTATAAACTGCCCTAACATTTCGGACCATAAGG GAACCCTTTATAATGACGAGTCCCCAGACGTGTGCATCGAAGCCATCACTCCTAAAATCAATTGGTTTTACGTTGGTGCTGCCACAATATCAATCGTGTTATTTATATGTGGatgttgtatatttttataccgTAAATGTTGTTCGAACTGCTCAAACCTTAAATAA
- the LOC136417761 gene encoding uncharacterized protein isoform X1: MGFKIILLLCCHLLATKVLFVQAGNSPSIKRVADSKKDHCNKTVDIYEDVSSPEVTQENFGKSMTCWYRFRSFRGAPKDWILRIKFNKFKVGTLVNATHCEGGYMQIVDGNAKTDVSNRKEPGMYCGESEQPQTFMSETSFVKMLFHVENFTDQSYFSFDTRAEQQLVVYLRYGQHPELYPNRRGEVVQGSYCERIFKDCRLQTCYVQSPAYPGVYPRNLHCRYYLNTRLPFIKLYIENEEFNIDGQRCENIMTCPMRPISSGEENCPYDYIKIYDGKNELSPVIGVFCGMGKFPYSIIGTSQDLFVEFVTSPAGPLLNTGFHFNVGNWPGHVDTAGSKNGTCDWLLSSESLRASGDSEGIFLSVAHWYPPHTTCTYLMQGDPGEIVRLYFPSFRINRIESPIQPTDNDCGESLTLYDASWADDSKIIKTFCDTFSKAMEKYDFVSTGNSLFVKFESKTGSYSGSSLYYWAHYDFFNNTKLGEAVPGKKCDEVFASWRQTKGWLRSPLNTLIYKQQHSNDDVSCLYRFVTDKRLFSRIILTITCVNFKDHPYNSGPCTNCIEDRVDKLVVWEPLPPGANHSHSPISLNKAMQSGDVTCICNRQSFSTQVISKGEHLNLQLIVDSAHSALSYFKNANPLFEATYQFVHGPLCGPAVIYPITDGEIHYPYYEAVGYVEPPKSIRCIWEIKVNRERDLWLHFDHIKFNSNACDDGVIEIFLKGRIDPFLTLCGENVSLSKDLPIISSGELTPDGNDPSITLQFIGRYSPTRAAFKIAWTELFHLPRNIDGTLMTSKLIEGGHSNQLEECEFSCPGEQGLCIPSRLVCNGIINCPNISDHKGTLYNDESPDVCIEAITPKINWFYVGAATISIVLFICGCCIFLYRKCCSNCSNLK; this comes from the exons ATGggatttaaaatcattttgttGCTATGTTGTCACCTACTAGCCACgaaagttttatttgttcAAGCCGGAAATTCTCCCTCTATCAAAAGAG tAGCTGACTCCAAAAAGGACCACTGCAATAAAACTGTAGACATTTACGAAGATGTCTCTAGTCCAGAGGTGACCCAGGAAAACTTTGGAAAGTCGATGACCTGCTGGTACAGGTTTCGATCATTCCGAGGTGCTCCGAAAGACTGGATcttaagaataaaatttaacaaattcaaagTTGGTACCCTAGTTAATGCTACTCATTGTGAAGGTGGTTACATGCAG ATAGTTGATGGGAATGCCAAGACAGATGTATCAAACAGGAAAGAACCTGGAATGTACTGTGGGGAAAGTGAACAGCCGCAAACGTTCATGTCTGAAACATCTTTTGTTAAGATGCTCTTTCATGTTGAGAACTTCACCGACCAATCTTACTTTAGTTTCGATACGCGAGCAGAGCAGCAGCTAGTTGTGTATCTGAGATATGGTCAACATCCAGAGCTCTATCCAAACAGAAGAGGAGAGGTTGTTCAAGG CTCTTACTGCGAACGGATATTCAAAGATTGCCGCCTTCAAACCTGCTATGTTCAATCACCAGCCTATCCAGGCGTATATCCTCGAAACCTGCACTGTAGGTACTACCTAAATACCAGGTTACCATTTATCAAACTCTATATCGAGAATGAGGAGTTTAATATCGATGGCCAGAGATGTGAAAATATCATGACATGTCCCATGAGACCAATAtcttcag GTGAGGAAAACTGCCCTTACGATTACATCAAGATCTACGACGGAAAAAACGAACTGAGCCCTGTGATAGGTGTGTTTTGCGGAATGGGCAAATTTCCTTACTCGATAATCGGCACATCACAGGACTTGTTCGTAGAATTCGTGACCTCTCCCGCAG gcCCTTTATTAAACACTGGCTTCCACTTTAACGTGGGAAACTGGCCTGGGCATGTTGATACTGCAGGCAGCAAGAATGGAACATGCGACTGGCTTTTATCATCGGAAAGCCTTAGGGCTTCCGGTGACTCTGAGGGGATATTTTTGTCCGTGGCTCATTGGTATCCCCCTCACACCACCTGCACTTATCTGATGCAAGGTGACCCAGGAGAAATCGTTCGATTGTATTTTCCCAG TTTCAGGATAAATCGTATTGAATCGCCAATACAACCCACAGATAACGACTGCGGGGAGTCGTTAACGCTGTACGATGCTTCTTGGGCTGACGattcgaaaataattaaaaccttCTGTGATACCTTTTCTAAAgcaatggaaaaatatgatttcGTTTCAACTGGAAATTCCCTTTTTGTTAAATTCGAGAGCAAAACTGGAAGTTATAGTGG GTCATCTCTGTATTATTGGGCTCACTACGATTTCTTTAACAATACGAAACTGGGGGAGGCGGTCCCTGGAAAAAAATGCGATGAGGTATTTGCATCATGGAGACAGACCAAAGGGTGGCTCAGATCACCACTCAACACCCTCATTTATAAGCAGCAACACTCAAATGATGACGTATCCTGCCTTTACCGATTTGTTACCGATAAAAGATTGTTTTCCAGGATAATTCTTACCATTACATGCGTGAATTTTAAG GATCATCCTTATAATTCCGGGCCCTGTACCAACTGCATCGAAGATAGGGTGGACAAACTTGTGGTGTGGGAGCCTCTACCTCCGGGGGCTAATCATTCCCACAGTCCCATTTCGCTCAATAAAGCTATGCAGTCAGGGGACGTTACCTGTATATGTAACAGACAATCGTTTTCAACACAG GTTATTTCTAAAGGAGAACATTTGAACCTTCAATTAATAGTAGATAGTGCACATAGTGCATTGAGTTACTTCAAAAATGCGAATCCACTCTTTGAAGCTACGTACCAATTCGTACATGGACCATTATGTGGACCGGCTGTAATTTATCCAATTACGGATGGGGAAATTCATTATCCATATTACGAAGCCGTTGGTTATGTAGAGCCTCCGAAGTCAATACG GTGCATATGGGAAATAAAGGTAAACAGAGAAAGAGACCTTTGGCTTCACTTTGACCATATAAAGTTCAATTCGAACGCTTGCGACGATGGCGTCATTGAAATATTCCTGAAAGGAAGAATTGATCCATTTTTGACTTTATGTGGAGAGAATGTTTCTTTATCCAAAGACCTGCCAATTATATCATCAGGTGAATTAACGCCTGATGGGAACGATCCATCAATAACATTACAGTTTATCG ggCGATATTCACCTACCAGAGCTGCCTTCAAAATAGCTTGGACCGAGCTATTTCATTTACCCAGAAACATAGATGGAACATTGATGACATCAAAACTCATCGAAGGAGGACATTCCAATCAGTTGGAAGAGTGCGAATTTAGTTGCCCAGGCGAGCAAGGGCTGTGCATCCCTTCCAGGCTCGTTTGTAATGGAATTATAAACTGCCCTAACATTTCGGACCATAAGG GAACCCTTTATAATGACGAGTCCCCAGACGTGTGCATCGAAGCCATCACTCCTAAAATCAATTGGTTTTACGTTGGTGCTGCCACAATATCAATCGTGTTATTTATATGTGGatgttgtatatttttataccgTAAATGTTGTTCGAACTGCTCAAACCTTAAATAA